One genomic region from Bacillus sp. SLBN-46 encodes:
- the rseP gene encoding RIP metalloprotease RseP yields the protein MSTVIAFIVIFGALVFFHELGHFIFAKRAGILCREFAIGMGPKVFSHKKGETTYTIRLLPIGGFVRMAGEDPEVVEIKPGYRIGLMFDKQDHVTKIILNNKEKFPHCRIVEVEYADIERELVIKGFPEDEDESLHAFKVLPNSVIVENGVESQIAPVDRQFGSKTLGQRFMAIFAGPMMNFVLAFILFIVIALLQGVPSNEAKLGEITPDGAAKMAGLKKGDLVQSINGSEISSWTDVVEIIRKNPNEELDFSIVRDGNEKEIEVTPLEKTVEGKKMGIIGVYSPVEKSPVQAVKSGFTETYFWTKQIFVMLGKLITGQFSIDALSGPVGIYNSTAEVAKSGIYYLMKWAGILSINLGIMNLLPIPALDGGRLMFFAVEAVRGKPIDRQKEGMVHFIGFALLMLLMLVVTWNDIQRFFLK from the coding sequence TTGAGTACAGTTATTGCCTTTATTGTAATTTTTGGTGCACTTGTCTTCTTTCATGAATTAGGTCATTTTATTTTTGCAAAAAGGGCAGGTATCCTCTGTCGCGAATTTGCCATTGGTATGGGTCCAAAGGTGTTCTCCCATAAAAAAGGAGAGACTACTTATACGATTCGTCTTCTTCCAATAGGCGGCTTTGTCCGAATGGCTGGAGAAGACCCTGAAGTAGTAGAAATTAAGCCTGGATATCGTATTGGTCTTATGTTTGATAAACAGGATCATGTTACAAAAATTATTTTAAATAATAAAGAAAAATTCCCGCATTGCCGAATTGTAGAGGTCGAGTATGCCGATATTGAGCGGGAGCTTGTCATAAAGGGATTTCCGGAAGATGAAGATGAAAGCTTGCACGCTTTTAAAGTACTTCCTAACTCAGTAATTGTAGAAAATGGAGTCGAATCACAAATCGCTCCGGTTGACCGTCAATTTGGTTCTAAAACATTAGGTCAAAGGTTTATGGCTATATTTGCTGGTCCGATGATGAACTTTGTACTTGCTTTTATATTATTTATTGTTATTGCATTGCTCCAGGGTGTTCCTTCCAATGAGGCGAAATTGGGTGAAATTACTCCAGATGGGGCAGCCAAGATGGCTGGTCTAAAAAAAGGTGATTTAGTTCAGAGTATCAATGGTTCGGAAATATCCAGCTGGACCGATGTCGTTGAAATCATTCGAAAAAATCCGAATGAAGAGCTTGATTTTTCTATTGTTCGTGACGGAAATGAAAAGGAGATTGAAGTAACTCCTCTTGAAAAAACCGTAGAGGGCAAGAAAATGGGAATTATAGGTGTTTATAGTCCTGTGGAAAAATCACCTGTTCAAGCCGTGAAGTCTGGTTTCACTGAAACTTATTTCTGGACTAAGCAAATTTTTGTTATGCTCGGAAAATTGATTACAGGCCAATTCTCTATTGATGCCCTTTCAGGTCCAGTAGGAATATATAATTCGACTGCTGAAGTAGCTAAGTCAGGAATTTATTACTTAATGAAATGGGCTGGAATTTTAAGCATTAACTTAGGGATTATGAATTTATTACCAATTCCTGCCCTCGATGGTGGAAGATTGATGTTCTTTGCAGTTGAAGCAGTGAGAGGAAAGCCGATAGATCGACAAAAAGAAGGAATGGTTCATTTTATCGGATTCGCCCTTCTCATGCTGTTAATGCTTGTAGTCACGTGGAACGACATACAAAGATTTTTCTTGAAATAA
- the dxr gene encoding 1-deoxy-D-xylulose-5-phosphate reductoisomerase, giving the protein MKTISLLGATGSIGTQTLDVIREHPTEFKLASFSIGKNIELARKMISEFQPELVSVQNKSDYITLKTEFPQTKFTFGPEGLIETAVYEKADILVNAVLGSVGLNPTLQAIECGKIIAIANKETLVTAGHLVMDAAKRNHVTLLPVDSEHSAIFQALQGEKAKNIERLILTASGGSFRDRSRNELENVTVQEALNHPNWSMGAKITIDSATMMNKGLEVIEAHWLFDIPYDKIDVLLHKESIIHSMVEFHDSSIIAQLGTPDMRVPIQYALTYPDRLPLASANRLNLAQIGRLHFQEMDIERFRCLNFAYIAGKEGGTMPTVLNAANEAAVAAFLEGKIRFLQIEDLIEKALSTHQTIQHPSLSVIQEVDQETRQYVQSLL; this is encoded by the coding sequence TTGAAAACAATTAGCTTATTGGGAGCTACAGGGTCGATAGGCACACAGACCCTCGATGTGATTCGTGAGCACCCAACAGAATTTAAACTAGCTTCCTTTTCTATAGGGAAAAATATTGAACTAGCAAGAAAAATGATAAGTGAATTTCAGCCAGAGCTTGTTTCTGTACAAAACAAAAGTGATTATATAACATTAAAAACAGAATTCCCACAGACCAAATTTACGTTTGGTCCGGAGGGTTTAATTGAAACAGCAGTTTATGAAAAGGCGGATATTCTAGTGAATGCCGTGCTAGGAAGTGTTGGTTTAAATCCAACATTACAAGCGATTGAATGTGGAAAAATCATTGCAATTGCAAATAAAGAAACGCTCGTTACGGCTGGGCATTTAGTGATGGATGCAGCCAAACGAAATCATGTAACACTTCTTCCAGTTGACAGTGAACACTCCGCAATTTTCCAAGCTCTCCAGGGGGAAAAGGCGAAAAATATTGAAAGATTGATTCTTACTGCATCAGGTGGCAGTTTCCGTGACCGTTCAAGAAATGAGTTAGAAAATGTGACGGTTCAAGAGGCGTTAAACCATCCGAATTGGTCAATGGGAGCAAAAATTACAATTGATTCAGCTACCATGATGAATAAAGGGTTGGAAGTCATTGAGGCACACTGGCTGTTTGATATTCCTTATGATAAAATAGATGTTCTTCTTCATAAGGAAAGTATCATCCATTCAATGGTGGAATTCCATGATTCAAGTATTATTGCACAGCTTGGAACACCAGATATGAGAGTACCTATTCAATATGCACTCACATATCCTGACCGATTGCCGCTAGCATCGGCAAATCGATTGAATCTAGCTCAAATTGGGAGATTACATTTTCAGGAAATGGATATTGAGAGATTTCGCTGTCTGAACTTTGCTTATATAGCTGGTAAAGAAGGCGGAACAATGCCAACAGTCTTAAATGCGGCTAATGAAGCGGCAGTAGCAGCCTTTTTAGAAGGGAAGATTCGTTTCCTGCAAATTGAAGACTTAATTGAAAAGGCATTAAGCACGCATCAAACCATCCAACATCCTAGCCTGAGCGTAATACAAGAGGTAGATCAAGAAACTAGACAGTATGTACAATCTCTTCTGTAA
- a CDS encoding phosphatidate cytidylyltransferase — MKQRIITGVIAAALFLPIVYYGGFPLVLLTYFLATIGLYELLKMKNITIFSVHGFLSVLFLWVLLFPEEYSEVIQTFYYSKTEIGIALILLLLTYTVITKNRFTFEDVSFSILSALYVGIGFYFFFETRQEGGLVFILYSLFMIWATDSGAYFIGKAMGKRKLWPEISPNKTVEGSIGGVLCAVIVSVLFVLFTDIHASLIGITVALSVFGQIGDLVESAFKRHFNVKDSGNILPGHGGILDRFDSLLFVWPLLHFFHLWS, encoded by the coding sequence ATGAAGCAAAGAATTATTACAGGAGTCATTGCTGCGGCATTATTTTTGCCCATTGTTTATTATGGTGGGTTTCCACTTGTATTATTAACCTATTTTTTAGCGACGATTGGTTTGTACGAGCTGTTAAAAATGAAGAATATAACGATTTTTTCTGTTCATGGATTTCTTTCAGTCTTATTTCTTTGGGTACTTCTCTTTCCAGAGGAATATTCCGAAGTGATACAAACCTTTTATTACTCAAAAACAGAAATAGGCATTGCGTTAATTCTTTTATTGTTAACCTATACTGTGATTACGAAAAACCGTTTTACATTTGAGGATGTATCCTTCTCCATACTCTCTGCTCTTTATGTAGGAATTGGTTTTTACTTCTTCTTTGAGACAAGACAAGAGGGTGGCCTTGTTTTTATTTTGTATTCCTTATTTATGATTTGGGCAACTGATTCAGGTGCCTACTTTATAGGGAAAGCGATGGGTAAGAGGAAGCTTTGGCCTGAAATTAGCCCTAATAAAACGGTTGAAGGCTCAATAGGCGGTGTACTATGTGCAGTCATCGTATCTGTTCTGTTTGTGCTGTTTACTGATATACATGCATCTTTAATTGGAATAACGGTCGCCCTGTCGGTTTTTGGACAAATTGGCGATTTGGTTGAATCTGCATTTAAGCGTCATTTTAATGTGAAAGACTCAGGAAATATATTACCTGGTCATGGCGGTATTCTTGACCGGTTTGATAGCCTACTATTTGTTTGGCCGTTATTGCACTTTTTCCATCTTTGGTCTTAG
- a CDS encoding isoprenyl transferase, producing MFNKFRLGKKQEHSSTLRDNIEELKKQPIPEHVAIIMDGNGRWAKKRALPRIAGHHEGMKVVRKTTMLANKLGIKALTLYAFSTENWKRPKNEVEYIMRLPEEFLGTFLPELVENNVQVKMIGYKNQLPVHTLHAIEKAIEETKDNNGLVLNFALNYGSRAEIIDAVKQVLNDSKNGILNETDLNEDVFSSYLMTSEFKDPDLLIRTSGEIRLSNFMLWQLAYSEFWFTDVLWPDFSENHLLEAIEVFQKRQRRFGGIL from the coding sequence ATGTTTAATAAATTTAGGCTTGGGAAGAAGCAAGAACACTCTTCCACACTCCGAGATAACATTGAAGAATTAAAAAAACAACCTATACCTGAGCATGTTGCAATAATCATGGATGGTAATGGGCGCTGGGCTAAGAAGAGGGCCTTGCCACGTATTGCCGGTCATCATGAAGGGATGAAAGTGGTTCGTAAAACTACTATGCTGGCAAATAAACTTGGAATTAAGGCACTTACATTATATGCGTTTTCGACTGAAAATTGGAAACGCCCTAAAAATGAAGTGGAATATATCATGCGTCTGCCAGAAGAATTTTTAGGTACCTTTCTCCCCGAACTGGTTGAAAATAATGTTCAAGTGAAAATGATTGGATATAAAAATCAGCTTCCTGTACATACACTACATGCAATTGAAAAAGCTATAGAAGAAACGAAAGATAATAATGGACTAGTATTAAACTTTGCGCTGAACTATGGTAGCCGGGCTGAGATTATAGATGCAGTTAAGCAGGTCTTAAATGATAGTAAAAATGGCATACTGAATGAGACTGATCTTAATGAAGATGTTTTTTCTTCCTACCTTATGACCTCTGAATTTAAAGATCCGGACCTATTGATTAGAACGAGTGGGGAAATTCGTTTAAGTAATTTCATGCTTTGGCAATTGGCCTACTCGGAGTTTTGGTTTACGGATGTTTTATGGCCTGATTTTAGTGAGAATCATTTACTTGAGGCAATTGAAGTCTTTCAAAAGAGGCAGCGCAGGTTTGGCGGAATATTATGA